A region of Colletotrichum higginsianum IMI 349063 chromosome 10, whole genome shotgun sequence DNA encodes the following proteins:
- a CDS encoding Ap-3 adaptor complex subunit beta: MESIARISSLLESARELTLDAASATRSSRSTGRPLDRTQIKKLLDSRNDREVLDGLRRVLSMMYRGQKTLPFFSSVVKNVASPNIEIKKLVYIYLIHHAEQEPDLALLSINTIQKSLSDTNPQVRALALKTMSGIRVPVISQIVSLAIKKGVADMSPYVRRAAALSIPKCYRLDPTQLPQLLEYLTALLGDKQYFVAGAAVSAFLEVCPDRIDLIHPQYRALVKKVVDMDEWSQLATLRMMTYYARKCFPRRTRSVKSHEKTADLGGFYGDTQQETGEEQQVVVVDPDLALLLNGIKPLLQSRNSAVVIAVTRCYVDIGTPEYVKTAIGPLVALLRGPQDIQQVALYNIVSVCLTRPGDFAKYASHFLVRATDPAQVWELKLEILTLIFPHAPPYVKSLILNELEHFSGSTNKALVREAVRAIGRCAQTDSSTAPRCLRLLLGQITSLDGTLAAESLTVIRHLIQQDPQGHVATVVRLAKNLDSATDPHARATIIWLVGEFSGLEGEDNIAADVLRILLKDFVNEAEVAKGQILLLAAKVYLHHVNRQSENKGEDEAAVPSQDDHPVARLWDYALLLVRYDTSYDLRDRARMYRALLSVPQLATLMLLAPKPAPQAPSPSETRKGFMLGSSTLVLAGGGGVHGLRGYEGLPNWVAEGSEPDPRLRETETPSAYGEEKSVPASQMLDSAVRAGPTKTNGLGAVVGAGAGAGVGVKTLDDWLAEEEKEEQQEAFKMDDDDDDDDEEESEEEETDDEDDDEDEDDEEDEEEAEEEESSDDDTN, translated from the coding sequence GAAGACgctgcccttcttctcctcggtcGTCAAGAATGTCGCATCGCCCAATATCGAGATCAAGAAGCTTGTCTACATCTACCTCATCCACCATGCCGAGCAGGAGCccgacctcgccctcctctctATCAACACCATCCAGAAATCCCTCTCCGACACAAACCCCCAAGTGCGCGCCCTTGCCCTCAAGACCATGTCCGGTATCCGGGTCCCCGTCATCAGCCAGATTGTGTCTCTCGCGATCAAGAagggcgtcgccgacatGAGTCCCTATGTGCGACGAGCGGCCgccctctccatccccaAGTGCTACCGCCTCGACCCGACACAGCTGCCCCAACTCCTCGAATACCTGACcgctctcctcggcgacaagcAGTACTTCGTCGCCGGTGCCGCGGTATCGGCCTTCCTCGAGGTGTGTCCCGATCGCATCGACTTGATACACCCGCAGTACCGCGCTTTGGTCAAGAAGGTtgtcgacatggacgagtGGAGTCAGTTGGCGACGCTGCGCATGATGACATACTATGCGAGGAAATGCTTCCCGAGACGGACGCGCAGTGTCAAGAGTCACGAAAAGACAGCCGATCTGGGGGGCTTTTACGGTGACACTCAACAGGAAACAGGTGAGGAGCAGCAGGTGGTCGTCGTGGACCCGGACCTGGCTCTGCTGCTGAACGGTATCAAGCCGCTCCTTCAGAGCCGCAACTCGGCTGTCGTTATCGCCGTCACAAGGTGCTACGTCGACATCGGCACGCCCGAGTACGTCAAGACTGCCATCGGCCCTCTCGTCGCACTACTCAGAGGGCCTcaagacatccagcaggtTGCGCTCTACAACATCGTCTCCGTTTGCCTGACGAGGCCGGGCGACTTTGCCAAGTACGCCAGCCACTTTCTCGTCAGAGCCACGGACCCTGCACAAGTATGGGAGCTGAAGTTGGAGATCCTCACGCTCATCTTCCCCCACGCTCCGCCTTACGTCAAGAGCCTCATTTTGAACGAGCTCGAGCACTTTTCTGGCTCAACCAACAAGGCGCTCGTCAGGGAAGCAGTGCGCGCCATCGGACGATGCGCCCAGACAGACTCGTCAACAGCCCCGAGGTGTCTGCGGCTGCTCCTGGGACAAATCACGAGTCTGGACGGAACGTTGGCGGCCGAGTCACTGACGGTCATCCGACATCTGATCCAGCAAGACCCCCAGGGACACGTCGCGACAGTCGTCAGGCTCGCCAAAAACCTCGACTCAGCAACCGACCCGCATGCGAGGGCAACCATCATCTGGCTGGTGGGCGAGTTTTCAGGCCTCGAAGGCGAGGACAACATCGCAGCGGATGTGCTGCGAATCCTTCTCAAGGACTTTGTGAACGAAGCAGAGGTGGCCAAGGGGCagatcctcctcctcgccgccaaggtcTACCTTCACCATGTGAACCGTCAGAGCGAAAATaagggcgaagacgaagcgGCGGTACCCAGTCAGGACGATCACCCCGTCGCGAGGCTCTGGGATTATGCCTTGTTGCTGGTCCGCTACGACACGTCGTACGACCTGCGCGACCGAGCACGAATGTACCGAGCTCTCCTTTCTGTGCCCCAGCTGGCGACGTTGATGTTGCTGGCACCGAAGCCAGCACCCCAGGCTCCCAGCCCATCCGAGACTCGCAAGGGCTTCATGCTCGGCTCTTCGACCCTCGTGTTGGCAGGCGGAGGTGGCGTTCACGGCCTGCGCGGCTACGAGGGTCTTCCTAACTGGGTAGCGGAGGGATCAGAGCCGGATCCGCGGCTGCGAGAAACGgagacgccctcggcctacggagaagagaagagcgTGCCGGCCAGTCAAATGCTCGACAGCGCCGTCAGAGCCGGGCCGACAAAGACCAACGGCCTCGGAGCTGTTGTTGGTGCCGGTGCGGGAGCCGGCGTTGGTGTCAAGACGCTCGACGACTGGCTTgcagaggaagaaaaagaggagcAGCAAGAGGCGTTCAAGatggacgatgacgacgacgacgacgacgaagaagagtccgaggaggaagagacggacgatgaggatgacgacgaggatgaggatgatgaggaagacgaagaagaagccgaggaagaagagagcaGCGACGATGATACCAACTAG
- a CDS encoding 3-hydroxyisobutyrate dehydrogenase, whose amino-acid sequence MQLILPPRCLLSRTLSSLILIVLHSFIHRSYLVWRFGFCWNLVKKKKMRTPTTLRTFRLVQRRGFATTPRRLASYGFIGLGQMGYQMAKNLQAKLSPADEIRIFDINKTAVANLAKEMGQSQVGGAKVAVVETARDAATEADTVITVLPEPSHVKAVYASILADLPARERIFIDCSTIDPSSSREVAASVAAATASQSSPGRQSVFVDAPMSGGVVGATAGTLTFMLGCDAGRLPAIEPTLLRMGRRVLHCGPQGTGLSAKLANNYLLAVNNIATAEAMNLGMRWGLDPKVLAGVINVSTGRCWPSEVNNPVGGVVEGSPAGRDYKGGFGIGLMRKDLGLAVVAAEEAGARLELAGKATEVYAAAEAEESCKGRDFSVVYRYLGGKE is encoded by the exons ATGCAGCTTATCCTCCCGCCTCGGTGTCTTCTGAGCCGTACTCTATCCTCACTTATCCTCATCGTCCTTCATTCATTCATCCATCGCTCTTATCTCGTTTGGCGGTTTGGGTTTTGTTGGAACCttgtaaaaaaaaaaaaaatgaGGACGCCCACGACGTTACGGACTTTCAGGCTCGTCCAACGCCGCGGCTTTGCGACAACGCCGCGACGGCTGGCGAGCTATGGCTTCATCGGCCTTGGACAAATG GGATACCAAATGGCCAAGAACCTCCAGGCGAAGCTGAGCCCCGCGGACGAGATCCGCATCTTCGACATCAACAAGACCGCCGTCGCGAACCTGGCCAAGGAGATGGGCCAGTCGCAGGTTGGCGGCGCAaaggtcgccgtcgtcgagaccgCGAGAGATGCTGCGACAGAAGCT GACACCGTCATCACCGTCCTCCCTGAACCATCCCACGTCAAGGCCGTGTACGCCtccatcctcgccgacctcccGGCGAGGGAGCGTATCTTCATCGACTGCTCGACCATTGacccctcgtcctcgcgcGAGGTTGCtgcctccgtcgccgccgccaccgcctcgcAGTCCTCCCCAGGCCGCCAGAGCGTCTTTGTCGACGCGCCCATgtcgggcggcgtcgtcggcgccacgGCGGGGACACTCACCTTCATGCTCGGCtgcgacgccggccgcctcccGGCCATCGAGCCCACGCTCCTGCGCATGGGCCGGCGCGTGCTGCACTGCGGACCGCAGGGCACGGGGCTCTCGGCCAAGCTGGCCAACAACTACCTGCTCGCCGTCAACAACATCGCGACAGCCGAGGCCATGAACCTCGGCATGCGGTGGGGGCTCGACCCCAAGGtgctcgccggcgtcatcaacGTCAGCACGGGCCGGTGCTGGCCGAGCGAGGTGAACAACCCCGTCggtggcgtcgtcgaggggaGCCCTGCGGGGAGGGACTACAagggcggcttcggcatTGGTCTGATGCGCAAGGATCTCGggctggccgtcgtcgccgccgaggaggccggcgcgCGGCTGGAGCTGGCGGGAAAGGCGACCGAGGTGTACGCCGCGGCCGAAGCGGAAGAGAGCTGCAAGGGGCGGGACTTTTCCGTCGTGTACCGGTACCTGGGTGGTAAGGAGTAA
- a CDS encoding RTA1 like protein: MSANDTTVRRPFRECTEVSQLCPVDMTVLAYYPNFGANIFFAVAFGLVVLASATIGTWKRTWTFMLFVTGGSILETVGYAGRVLLHENPWNSSAFQIQICTIILGPTFICAGIYLTLKHVSANLHPALSRIRPRLYPLIFLPADLTCLIIQAIGGGLAAAAGQTNKKLLDGGNQAIIAGIVLQVVVLMLFGATGADYWIRVRKWAHAGDHGAGDIALYRAKKFRSFIYAVAVAYACVMIRCVYRVAEMAGGWGNHIMQDEVSFMVLDGSLVLVCVTLLTVFHPGLYFPAMSVTRKARAGEKSESTTTTTSTPENVKAESGHQSVTMCMVDAIHHKCGICHARLGKPRRRDLEQCFAALAAETPHRGTLRDTGLGPALSDPALQPSGLEFGVLKTAPAYTLTEPQHRL; this comes from the exons ATGTCGGCCAACGACACCACGGTCCGGCGGCCGTTCCGCGAGTGCACCGAGGTCTCGCAGCTATGCCCCGTCGATATGACGGTGCTGGCCTATTACCCCAACTTTGGCGCCaacatcttcttcgccgtcgcctttGGTCTCGTCGTGCTCGCCTCGGCCACCATCGGCACCTGGAAACGCACCTGGACCTTTATGCTCTTCGTGACGGGCGGTAGCATCCTCGAAACAGTCG GCTACGCCGGCCGCGTCCTGCTCCACGAGAACCCCTGGAACTCGAGCGCCTTCCAGATCCAGATCTGCaccatcatcctcggcccAACCTTCATCTGCGCCGGCATCTACCTGACCCTCAAGCACGTCTCGGCGAACCTCCACCCGGCCCTCTCGCGCATCCGCCCGCGCCTGTACCCGctcatcttcctccccgCCGACCTCACCTGCCTCATCATCcaggccatcggcggcggcctcgccgccgccgcggggcAGACGAACAAGAagctcctcgatggcggcaacCAGGCCATCATCGCGGGCATCGTGCTGCAGGTTGTCGTGCTCATGCTGTTCGGCGCCACCGGCGCGGACTACTGGATCCGCGTGCGGAAGTGGGCGCACGCCGGTGaccacggcgccggcgacatcGCGCTGTACCGCGCCAAGAAGTTCAGGTCGTTCATctacgccgtcgccgtggcgTATGCGTGCGTCATGATCCGCTGTGTGTACCG CGTCGCCGAAATGGCGGGCGGATGGGGCAACCACATCATGCAGGACGAGGTCTCGTTCATGGTCCTCGACGGCAGCCTCGTGCTCGTCTGCGTCACGCTACTGACCGTCTTCCACCCGGGCCTCTACTTCCCCGCGATGAGCGTTACCCGCAAGGCGCGGGCCGGCGAGAAGTCCGAATccacaacgacgacgacgtccacGCCCGAGAACGTCAAGGCCGAGTCCGGCCATCAGTCggt AACCATGTGCATGGTCGACGCAATCCACCACAAGTGTGGCATCTGCCACGCCCGCCTAGGCAAgccccggcgccgagacCTCGAACAGtgcttcgccgccctcgctgCCGAGACCCCACACCGCGGCACCCTCCGCGACACCGGTCTGGGACCCGCCCTTTCGGACCCGGCGCTCCAACCCTCCGGTCTCGAGTTCGGGGTCCTCAAAACGGCACCGGCGTACACCCTCACCGAGCCGCAACACCGTCTATAG